From Stigmatopora nigra isolate UIUO_SnigA chromosome 17, RoL_Snig_1.1, whole genome shotgun sequence, a single genomic window includes:
- the tjp2a gene encoding tight junction protein ZO-2a isoform X2, giving the protein MKFKKFITIMQAAMGIVPLNKRELLPPGRKLWRPPGDQPGSDQTTSALFKSSRKFCWSREAHYLYLRRLSSRSYSAIMMNPVMEETVWEQYTVTLQRDPKMGFGIAVSGGRDNPSEENGETSIIVSDVLQGGPADGLLFENDRVVQVNAIPMDGVIHSFAVQTLRKCGKVAKITVKRSRKVPVNPMNRPGSPDDRVFNNDYTDDYDQDRRSVYSGRQDHSLEREQGGYMDSGYQTRERDYDRNYDRRERGRSTERDLSPDHQYKRDGSRGRTLDRERSPDRHHKSDRMLNRDYSPDRRYRSERTLDRDPSPDRRYRSERALDRDYSPDRRYRSERTLDRDNSPEQRYRRDSRSPGRNRGRNHSFERGRERNPTDPRKYDEPLKRGGSRDRLERSPSPVAMPIPMPRPARELEPLEKPLNVLLLKNRPNEEYGLRLGSQLFIKEMTSTGLASRDGNLQEGDIILKINGTATENLSLSDAGKLIEKSRGKLQLVVQRDRQQVLIRVPPMVDSDSELDDISEIESYRSYSPQEERRGHHSDLSSHSSNERLREKPREDAPNRLAKMGATPTPFKGLERAVEDIQPLPAEREEPRSSTPPTITVGPKIQVPPKVPLKPSKEDQEVYGPNTLMVRFQKGESVGMRLAGGNDVGIFIAGVQEDSAAEVQGLRTGDQLVKVNNIDFRGMVREDAVLYLLEIPKGEDVTILAQSKPEVYKDILASGRGDSFFIRTHFEFEKEAPQSLPFSRGEIFKVTDTLYDGKLGNWLAVRTNKENQLLEKGIIPNKSRADQMANVQNAARAASGNDRGDFWRLRGQRAAKKKDLRKSREDLSAAPVATRFPAYERVVLREAGFKRPVVIFGPISDAVNEKLANDMPNEFIVAKTEPKDAGSEKSAGVVRLNTIRQIIEQEAHALLDVTPKAVDTLNYTQWYPIVIFLNPDSKQGVKTMRNRLLPASTRSARKLYEQCVKLRKTCSHLFTDSIDLNSANDAWYGSVKDSIREQQDRAVWVCEGKLDGSEADLDLHDDRMSYLSAMSADYLSMDSRLTSDYDDTADEGGAYTDNELDEPMDEKHHVSAISRSSEPVLPDDKPHPEPRTRLRRSGSREKLNREPSPPPAFVPEPPKVRAQTRTDSSRSYDSHSSSTISSDAMGGGKPLPPPLALKPTISRLNQMSDEQNSEKEEDPANKSFLGKIKAFEKMDHLARAQRLLELQEAENARLEIAQKHPDIYAIPVKAPKHNLNRPQPIGSSSNPEPQTPSRQHYSESRAHEDDEAEYRRQLADHNKRGYYNTQKYKDTEL; this is encoded by the exons atgaagtttaaGAAGTTCATTACGATCATGCAAGCAGCAATGGGGATCGTACCTCTGAACAAACGAGAGCTTCTACCACCAGGCAGGAAATTATGGAGACCCCCTGG GGACCAGCCTGGATCTGACCAGACCACCTCTGCTCTTTTTAAGTCCAGTCGCAAGTTCTGCTGGTCTCGAGAAGCCCATTACTTATATCTTCGTCGCCTCTCTTCGCGCAGTTATTCGGCTATTATGATG AACCCCGTCATGGAGGAGACCGTCTGGGAACAGTATACGGTGACCCTGCAGAGG GATCCAAAGATGGGCTTTGGCATCGCAGTATCAGGAGGCCGAGATAACCCAAGTGAGGAGAATGGCGAGACATCCATTATCGTGTCTGATGTCCTGCAGGGAGGACCAGCTGATGGCTTGCTATT TGAGAATGACAGAGTGGTGCAGGTCAACGCCATTCCCATGGATGGAGTCATTCATTCCTTCGCTGTCCAAACCCTCAGAAAGTGTGGCAAAGTTGCAAAAATT ACTGTCAAAAGATCAAGAAAAGTCCCTGTAAACCCCATGAATCGTCCGGGATCACCTGACGATCGAGTTTTCAACAACGACTACACTGACGATTACGATCAGGATCGTCGCAGTGTATACAGCGGCAGGCAGGACCACAGTTTGGAGAGGGAACAAGGTGGATACATGGATTCCGGCTACCAAACCCGTGAGCGCGATTATGACCGCAACTATGACCGACGAGAACGGGGCAGGAGCACAGAGAGAGACCTGAGCCCCGACCATCAGTACAAGCGAGATGGTAGCAGAGGTCGCACCCTGGACAGAGAGCGTAGCCCCGATCGCCACCACAAAAGCGATCGCATGCTCAACCGTGACTACAGCCCAGATAGAAGATACCGCAGCGAGCGCACATTAGACCGAGATCCCAGTCCCGATCGCCGCTATCGCAGTGAGCGAGCCCTGGACCGTGACTACAGCCCGGACCGGCGCTATCGTAGTGAACGCACTCTCGACCGTGACAACAGTCCTGAGCAGCGTTACAGACGGGACAGTCGTAGCCCGGGTCGCAACCGTGGCCGTAACCACAGCTTTGAGAGAGGTCGAGAGCGAAATCCCACCGATCCGAGGAAATACGACGAGCCTCTTAAGAGAGGAGGTAGCAGGGACCGACTGGAGCGCTCACCGTCGCCTGTCGCCATGCCCATTCCGATGCCACGTCCGGCTCGAGAATTAGAGCCACTGGAGAAACCTTTGAATGTTCTTCTGCTCAAGAACCGGCCGAACGAAG AATATGGCCTTCGTTTAGGCAGTCAGCTGTTTATCAAAGAGATGACGAGTACTGGGCTTGCCAGCAGAGATGGAAACTTACAAGAAGGAGACATAATCCTTAAG ATCAATGGAACAGCGACTGAAAACCTGTCTCTCAGCGATGCTGGAAAACTGATCGAGAAGTCTCGTGGCAAGCTGCAGCTGGTGGTCCAGAGAGACAGGCAGCAAGTGCTGATCCGAGTCCCACCGATGGTCGACAGTGACTCAGAGCTTGATG ACATTTCCGAGATAGAATCATATCGCTCGTACTCGCCACAAGAAGAAAGACGAGGTCATCATTCAGACCTTTCTTCCCACTCGTCCAATGAGAGGCTCCGAGAGAAGCCGAG AGAGGATGCACCAAATAGGCTGGCTAAAATGGGTGCGACTCCAACACCATTTAAAGGTCTTGAACGAGCTGTGGAAGACATACAGCCATTGCCCGCCGAAAGGGAGGAGCCAAGGTCGTCAACACCACCAA CGATTACAGTTGGCCCAAAGATTCAGGTTCCACCAAAAGTGCCACTCAAGCCTAGTAAAGAGGACCAAGAAGTATATGG GCCAAACACATTGATGGTCCGTTTTCAGAAAGGCGAGAGTGTTGGTATGAGGCTTGCAGGTGGGAATGATGTTGGCATCTTTATTGCGGGCGTTCAGGAAGACAGTGCAGCGGAAGTGCAAGGTCTTCGCACCGGTGATCAGCTTGTAAAG GTGAACAATATAGATTTTAGAGGCATGGTCCGAGAAGATGCAGTACTTTATCTCCTCGAGATACCCAAAGGAGAAGATGTGACCATCCTTGCACAGAGCAAACCAGAAG TATACAAAGACATTTTGGCATCTGGCAGAGGTGATTCATTCTTCATCAGGACACACTTTGAGTTTGAAAAAGAGGCTCCTCAAAGCCTTCCTTTCTCCAGAGGAGAAATTTTTAAAGTTACCGACACACTGTATGATGGCAAGCTTGGCAACTGGTTGGCCGTCCGtacaaacaaagaaaaccaaTTGTTGGAGAAGGGCATCATTCCTAATAAAAGCAG GGCAGACCAAATGGCTAACGTCCAGAATGCTGCACGAGCTGCTTCAGGTAACGACCGAGGAGACTTTTGGAGACTCCGAGGACAAAGAGCAGCTAAGAAAAAAGATCTCCGCAAGAGTCGAGAAGATCTAAGTGCAGCACCGGTTGCTACACGATTCCCTGCCTATGAGAGAGTTGTCTTACGAGAAG CTGGCTTCAAGAGACCTGTGGTCATATTTGGACCCATTTCCGATGCTGTGAATGAAAAACTGGCCAATGACATGCCAAACGAGTTCATTGTTGCTA aaactgAGCCAAAGGATGCCGGAAGTGAGAAATCAGCCGGAGTCGTGAGACTCAACACAATTCGGCAAATTATTGAACAG GAAGCCCATGCACTGCTGGATGTGACCCCTAAAGCTGTTGACACCTTGAATTACACCCAGTGGTATCCCATTGTCATTTTCCTGAATCCAGACAGCAAGCAAGGAGTCAAAACCATGAGGAACCGCCTCCTGCCTGCATCCACCCGCAGTGCACGAAAACTCTATGAACAGTGTGTTAAATTGAGAAAGACCTGCTCACATCTTTTCACTG ACTCCATTGACCTCAACTCGGCCAATGATGCATGGTATGGCAGTGTAAAAGATTCAATTCGGGAGCAGCAAGACAGAGCTGTTTGGGTTTGTGAAGGCAAG TTAGACGGTTCAGAAGCCGATCTAGATCTCCACGACGACCGTATGTCCTACCTATCAGCAATGAGCGCAGACTACCTAAGCATGGACAGCCGTCTAACCAGCGACTACGACGATACCGCCGATGAGGGCGGTGCTTACACCGACAACGAGCTTGATGAGCCGATGGATGAGAAACACCACGTCTCAGCCATTAGTCGGTCATCGGAACCTGTGCTTCCCGACGAC aAGCCCCACCCTGAACCCCGGACACGTTTAAGAAGGTCAGGGAGCAGAGAGAAGCTAAATAGAGAGCCTAGTCCTCCCCCTGCTTTTGTCCCTGAACCCCCAAAG GTGCGTGCTCAGACTCGGACTGACTCATCACGCAGCTATGACTCGCACTCCAGCAGCACCATCAGCAGCGATGCAATGGGCGGGGGCAAGCCTCTGCCCCCTCCACTAGCCCTGAAGCCCACCATCTCCCGTCTCAACCAGATGTCAGATGAGCAAAACTCAGAGAAGGAGGAGGATCCTGCCAACAAATCCTTCTTGGGCAAG ATTAAGGCCTTTGAGAAGATGGACCACCTGGCTCGTGCTCAGAGGCTCCTTGAACTGCAGGAAGCAGAAAATGCTCGA TTGGAAATCGCCCAAAAGCATCCAGACATCTATGCCATCCCAGTCAAAGCGCCCAAACACAATCTTAACCGTCCTCAGCCAATCGG TTCCAGCTCCAATCCAGAGCCACAAACTCCATCCAGGCAGCATTACTCGGAGAGCAGAGCTCACGAAGACGACGAAGCCGAGTACCGCAGGCAATTGGCTGACCATAATAAGAGAGGTTACTACAACACTCAGAAATACAAGGACACagagttatag
- the tjp2a gene encoding tight junction protein ZO-2a isoform X1, which produces MKFKKFITIMQAAMGIVPLNKRELLPPGRKLWRPPGDQPGSDQTTSALFKSSRKFCWSREAHYLYLRRLSSRSYSAIMMNPVMEETVWEQYTVTLQRDPKMGFGIAVSGGRDNPSEENGETSIIVSDVLQGGPADGLLFENDRVVQVNAIPMDGVIHSFAVQTLRKCGKVAKITVKRSRKVPVNPMNRPGSPDDRVFNNDYTDDYDQDRRSVYSGRQDHSLEREQGGYMDSGYQTRERDYDRNYDRRERGRSTERDLSPDHQYKRDGSRGRTLDRERSPDRHHKSDRMLNRDYSPDRRYRSERTLDRDPSPDRRYRSERALDRDYSPDRRYRSERTLDRDNSPEQRYRRDSRSPGRNRGRNHSFERGRERNPTDPRKYDEPLKRGGSRDRLERSPSPVAMPIPMPRPARELEPLEKPLNVLLLKNRPNEEYGLRLGSQLFIKEMTSTGLASRDGNLQEGDIILKINGTATENLSLSDAGKLIEKSRGKLQLVVQRDRQQVLIRVPPMVDSDSELDDISEIESYRSYSPQEERRGHHSDLSSHSSNERLREKPREDAPNRLAKMGATPTPFKGLERAVEDIQPLPAEREEPRSSTPPTITVGPKIQVPPKVPLKPSKEDQEVYGPNTLMVRFQKGESVGMRLAGGNDVGIFIAGVQEDSAAEVQGLRTGDQLVKVNNIDFRGMVREDAVLYLLEIPKGEDVTILAQSKPEVYKDILASGRGDSFFIRTHFEFEKEAPQSLPFSRGEIFKVTDTLYDGKLGNWLAVRTNKENQLLEKGIIPNKSRADQMANVQNAARAASGNDRGDFWRLRGQRAAKKKDLRKSREDLSAAPVATRFPAYERVVLREAGFKRPVVIFGPISDAVNEKLANDMPNEFIVAKTEPKDAGSEKSAGVVRLNTIRQIIEQEAHALLDVTPKAVDTLNYTQWYPIVIFLNPDSKQGVKTMRNRLLPASTRSARKLYEQCVKLRKTCSHLFTDSIDLNSANDAWYGSVKDSIREQQDRAVWVCEGKLDGSEADLDLHDDRMSYLSAMSADYLSMDSRLTSDYDDTADEGGAYTDNELDEPMDEKHHVSAISRSSEPVLPDDKPHPEPRTRLRRSGSREKLNREPSPPPAFVPEPPKVRAQTRTDSSRSYDSHSSSTISSDAMGGGKPLPPPLALKPTISRLNQMSDEQNSEKEEDPANKSFLGKQKGDQIKAFEKMDHLARAQRLLELQEAENARLEIAQKHPDIYAIPVKAPKHNLNRPQPIGSSSNPEPQTPSRQHYSESRAHEDDEAEYRRQLADHNKRGYYNTQKYKDTEL; this is translated from the exons atgaagtttaaGAAGTTCATTACGATCATGCAAGCAGCAATGGGGATCGTACCTCTGAACAAACGAGAGCTTCTACCACCAGGCAGGAAATTATGGAGACCCCCTGG GGACCAGCCTGGATCTGACCAGACCACCTCTGCTCTTTTTAAGTCCAGTCGCAAGTTCTGCTGGTCTCGAGAAGCCCATTACTTATATCTTCGTCGCCTCTCTTCGCGCAGTTATTCGGCTATTATGATG AACCCCGTCATGGAGGAGACCGTCTGGGAACAGTATACGGTGACCCTGCAGAGG GATCCAAAGATGGGCTTTGGCATCGCAGTATCAGGAGGCCGAGATAACCCAAGTGAGGAGAATGGCGAGACATCCATTATCGTGTCTGATGTCCTGCAGGGAGGACCAGCTGATGGCTTGCTATT TGAGAATGACAGAGTGGTGCAGGTCAACGCCATTCCCATGGATGGAGTCATTCATTCCTTCGCTGTCCAAACCCTCAGAAAGTGTGGCAAAGTTGCAAAAATT ACTGTCAAAAGATCAAGAAAAGTCCCTGTAAACCCCATGAATCGTCCGGGATCACCTGACGATCGAGTTTTCAACAACGACTACACTGACGATTACGATCAGGATCGTCGCAGTGTATACAGCGGCAGGCAGGACCACAGTTTGGAGAGGGAACAAGGTGGATACATGGATTCCGGCTACCAAACCCGTGAGCGCGATTATGACCGCAACTATGACCGACGAGAACGGGGCAGGAGCACAGAGAGAGACCTGAGCCCCGACCATCAGTACAAGCGAGATGGTAGCAGAGGTCGCACCCTGGACAGAGAGCGTAGCCCCGATCGCCACCACAAAAGCGATCGCATGCTCAACCGTGACTACAGCCCAGATAGAAGATACCGCAGCGAGCGCACATTAGACCGAGATCCCAGTCCCGATCGCCGCTATCGCAGTGAGCGAGCCCTGGACCGTGACTACAGCCCGGACCGGCGCTATCGTAGTGAACGCACTCTCGACCGTGACAACAGTCCTGAGCAGCGTTACAGACGGGACAGTCGTAGCCCGGGTCGCAACCGTGGCCGTAACCACAGCTTTGAGAGAGGTCGAGAGCGAAATCCCACCGATCCGAGGAAATACGACGAGCCTCTTAAGAGAGGAGGTAGCAGGGACCGACTGGAGCGCTCACCGTCGCCTGTCGCCATGCCCATTCCGATGCCACGTCCGGCTCGAGAATTAGAGCCACTGGAGAAACCTTTGAATGTTCTTCTGCTCAAGAACCGGCCGAACGAAG AATATGGCCTTCGTTTAGGCAGTCAGCTGTTTATCAAAGAGATGACGAGTACTGGGCTTGCCAGCAGAGATGGAAACTTACAAGAAGGAGACATAATCCTTAAG ATCAATGGAACAGCGACTGAAAACCTGTCTCTCAGCGATGCTGGAAAACTGATCGAGAAGTCTCGTGGCAAGCTGCAGCTGGTGGTCCAGAGAGACAGGCAGCAAGTGCTGATCCGAGTCCCACCGATGGTCGACAGTGACTCAGAGCTTGATG ACATTTCCGAGATAGAATCATATCGCTCGTACTCGCCACAAGAAGAAAGACGAGGTCATCATTCAGACCTTTCTTCCCACTCGTCCAATGAGAGGCTCCGAGAGAAGCCGAG AGAGGATGCACCAAATAGGCTGGCTAAAATGGGTGCGACTCCAACACCATTTAAAGGTCTTGAACGAGCTGTGGAAGACATACAGCCATTGCCCGCCGAAAGGGAGGAGCCAAGGTCGTCAACACCACCAA CGATTACAGTTGGCCCAAAGATTCAGGTTCCACCAAAAGTGCCACTCAAGCCTAGTAAAGAGGACCAAGAAGTATATGG GCCAAACACATTGATGGTCCGTTTTCAGAAAGGCGAGAGTGTTGGTATGAGGCTTGCAGGTGGGAATGATGTTGGCATCTTTATTGCGGGCGTTCAGGAAGACAGTGCAGCGGAAGTGCAAGGTCTTCGCACCGGTGATCAGCTTGTAAAG GTGAACAATATAGATTTTAGAGGCATGGTCCGAGAAGATGCAGTACTTTATCTCCTCGAGATACCCAAAGGAGAAGATGTGACCATCCTTGCACAGAGCAAACCAGAAG TATACAAAGACATTTTGGCATCTGGCAGAGGTGATTCATTCTTCATCAGGACACACTTTGAGTTTGAAAAAGAGGCTCCTCAAAGCCTTCCTTTCTCCAGAGGAGAAATTTTTAAAGTTACCGACACACTGTATGATGGCAAGCTTGGCAACTGGTTGGCCGTCCGtacaaacaaagaaaaccaaTTGTTGGAGAAGGGCATCATTCCTAATAAAAGCAG GGCAGACCAAATGGCTAACGTCCAGAATGCTGCACGAGCTGCTTCAGGTAACGACCGAGGAGACTTTTGGAGACTCCGAGGACAAAGAGCAGCTAAGAAAAAAGATCTCCGCAAGAGTCGAGAAGATCTAAGTGCAGCACCGGTTGCTACACGATTCCCTGCCTATGAGAGAGTTGTCTTACGAGAAG CTGGCTTCAAGAGACCTGTGGTCATATTTGGACCCATTTCCGATGCTGTGAATGAAAAACTGGCCAATGACATGCCAAACGAGTTCATTGTTGCTA aaactgAGCCAAAGGATGCCGGAAGTGAGAAATCAGCCGGAGTCGTGAGACTCAACACAATTCGGCAAATTATTGAACAG GAAGCCCATGCACTGCTGGATGTGACCCCTAAAGCTGTTGACACCTTGAATTACACCCAGTGGTATCCCATTGTCATTTTCCTGAATCCAGACAGCAAGCAAGGAGTCAAAACCATGAGGAACCGCCTCCTGCCTGCATCCACCCGCAGTGCACGAAAACTCTATGAACAGTGTGTTAAATTGAGAAAGACCTGCTCACATCTTTTCACTG ACTCCATTGACCTCAACTCGGCCAATGATGCATGGTATGGCAGTGTAAAAGATTCAATTCGGGAGCAGCAAGACAGAGCTGTTTGGGTTTGTGAAGGCAAG TTAGACGGTTCAGAAGCCGATCTAGATCTCCACGACGACCGTATGTCCTACCTATCAGCAATGAGCGCAGACTACCTAAGCATGGACAGCCGTCTAACCAGCGACTACGACGATACCGCCGATGAGGGCGGTGCTTACACCGACAACGAGCTTGATGAGCCGATGGATGAGAAACACCACGTCTCAGCCATTAGTCGGTCATCGGAACCTGTGCTTCCCGACGAC aAGCCCCACCCTGAACCCCGGACACGTTTAAGAAGGTCAGGGAGCAGAGAGAAGCTAAATAGAGAGCCTAGTCCTCCCCCTGCTTTTGTCCCTGAACCCCCAAAG GTGCGTGCTCAGACTCGGACTGACTCATCACGCAGCTATGACTCGCACTCCAGCAGCACCATCAGCAGCGATGCAATGGGCGGGGGCAAGCCTCTGCCCCCTCCACTAGCCCTGAAGCCCACCATCTCCCGTCTCAACCAGATGTCAGATGAGCAAAACTCAGAGAAGGAGGAGGATCCTGCCAACAAATCCTTCTTGGGCAAG CAAAAGGGGGATCAG ATTAAGGCCTTTGAGAAGATGGACCACCTGGCTCGTGCTCAGAGGCTCCTTGAACTGCAGGAAGCAGAAAATGCTCGA TTGGAAATCGCCCAAAAGCATCCAGACATCTATGCCATCCCAGTCAAAGCGCCCAAACACAATCTTAACCGTCCTCAGCCAATCGG TTCCAGCTCCAATCCAGAGCCACAAACTCCATCCAGGCAGCATTACTCGGAGAGCAGAGCTCACGAAGACGACGAAGCCGAGTACCGCAGGCAATTGGCTGACCATAATAAGAGAGGTTACTACAACACTCAGAAATACAAGGACACagagttatag